One part of the Bradyrhizobium sp. CB1650 genome encodes these proteins:
- the ccmI gene encoding c-type cytochrome biogenesis protein CcmI yields the protein MLWAIFAMMTSSVVLALARSLSERREVVRAHDPNVTFYRDLLTEADEDVRCGLLASEDAVTTRAEIERRLLASLNSASEGRPHASRREGQRRAAAALAIVLVLPLVALASYLKVGAPSHPDTPIASRRTNGDFSLAAAVPDIDAGEARANIAVLPPEQRSDAIRGMVAGLAEKLSKDGHDLQGWLQLIRSYVALGERQKAEAAVASARAQLASDAHASARLDELARQLRLKE from the coding sequence GTGCTGTGGGCCATTTTTGCAATGATGACGTCTTCAGTCGTGCTGGCGCTGGCGCGGTCGCTTTCCGAGCGGCGCGAGGTCGTTCGCGCTCACGATCCGAATGTGACGTTCTATCGCGATCTTCTGACTGAAGCGGATGAAGACGTGCGCTGCGGACTGCTAGCATCTGAAGATGCCGTGACGACTCGCGCCGAGATCGAGCGCCGGCTGCTCGCGTCACTCAACTCGGCATCCGAGGGCCGGCCGCATGCGTCCCGTCGTGAGGGTCAGCGACGCGCCGCGGCGGCTTTGGCGATCGTTTTGGTGCTGCCGCTCGTCGCGCTCGCGTCATATCTCAAGGTCGGAGCTCCCAGCCATCCTGACACACCGATCGCATCGAGGCGGACCAATGGAGATTTTAGCCTCGCCGCCGCGGTTCCTGATATCGACGCCGGCGAAGCCCGCGCTAATATTGCGGTACTTCCTCCAGAGCAACGGAGCGACGCAATCCGGGGGATGGTAGCGGGGCTCGCCGAGAAGCTCTCGAAGGACGGCCATGACCTTCAAGGATGGCTGCAACTGATTAGATCTTACGTGGCATTGGGTGAACGACAGAAAGCTGAGGCGGCCGTTGCAAGCGCACGTGCTCAGCTGGCAAGCGATGCGCACGCGTCGGCACGCCTCGATGAGCTCGCTAGACAGCTTCGTTTGAAGGAGTAG